A stretch of the Desulfobacter sp. genome encodes the following:
- a CDS encoding phosphoglycerate dehydrogenase, producing MKILVSDKMSEAGIDIFSGQDGIEVDVNTELSREELIRIIPDYDALAIRSATQVTEEVLEAAKNLKVVARAGIGLDNVDIDAATKKGVAVMNTPGGNTVTTAEHAIAMMMAMTRNIPRGTASLKAGTWEKKNLQGREISNKTLGVIGFGNVGSIAAGLAKGLKMKVIVYDPNISSEHIEKAGFEYVGLDDLYERSDYITIHVPKMDSTIDLLDFEAFEKMKTGVMVVNCARGGIINETALYDAIVSGKVAGAALDVFSTEPPGLSPLLGLDQVIATPHLGASTMEAQTNVAVAAARQIVAYLLEDTVINAVNVPSVTGEVLKQLRPFLYLADKMGKMQAQITPGGIKQVDIEYIGKFPDLDLKPVTINAIKGLLAQFVQYAVNSVNAISLANEMGIKITESTSQEAGNFLNLIRMTVTTEEQTNIVEGTIFGKDDARIVRINKFRLEVIPEGHLAIIHNVDKPGSIGSIGVKLGEHNINISRMMVGREEDGQRNIIFLRTDTPVPPEVVKEIIDLNLVVNMTTFEL from the coding sequence ATGAAAATTCTGGTCAGCGACAAGATGAGCGAGGCTGGGATCGATATATTCAGTGGCCAGGACGGCATTGAAGTGGATGTGAACACAGAGCTTTCCCGTGAAGAATTGATCAGGATCATCCCTGATTATGATGCCTTGGCCATCAGGTCCGCTACCCAGGTGACCGAAGAGGTGCTGGAAGCTGCCAAAAATCTTAAGGTGGTGGCCAGGGCAGGCATCGGCCTTGACAACGTGGACATTGATGCCGCCACTAAAAAAGGGGTGGCCGTGATGAATACGCCTGGAGGCAATACTGTGACCACGGCCGAGCATGCCATTGCCATGATGATGGCCATGACTCGCAACATTCCCCGGGGCACCGCTTCTCTCAAGGCCGGGACCTGGGAGAAAAAAAATCTCCAGGGCAGGGAAATTTCCAACAAGACCCTGGGGGTGATCGGGTTCGGCAACGTCGGCTCCATCGCCGCAGGGCTTGCCAAAGGTTTGAAGATGAAGGTCATTGTCTATGACCCCAACATCTCTTCTGAGCATATAGAAAAGGCAGGGTTTGAGTATGTGGGTCTGGACGATCTCTATGAAAGGTCCGATTATATCACCATCCATGTGCCCAAAATGGATTCCACCATTGATCTTCTGGATTTTGAGGCCTTTGAAAAAATGAAAACAGGGGTGATGGTGGTCAATTGCGCCAGGGGCGGGATCATTAACGAAACCGCCCTTTATGATGCCATTGTTTCAGGAAAAGTTGCCGGTGCGGCTCTGGACGTCTTTTCAACAGAACCTCCCGGGTTGAGCCCCTTGCTCGGGCTTGACCAGGTGATTGCCACCCCCCATCTTGGCGCCTCCACCATGGAAGCCCAGACCAATGTGGCGGTTGCAGCCGCACGGCAGATCGTTGCCTATCTTCTGGAGGATACCGTGATCAATGCCGTAAATGTGCCTTCGGTCACAGGAGAGGTTTTAAAACAACTTCGTCCCTTTTTGTATCTGGCCGATAAAATGGGCAAGATGCAGGCACAGATTACCCCTGGCGGCATCAAGCAGGTGGATATCGAATATATTGGTAAATTTCCGGATCTTGATTTAAAGCCGGTGACCATCAATGCCATCAAAGGCCTTTTAGCCCAGTTTGTCCAATATGCGGTCAATTCGGTAAATGCCATCTCCCTGGCCAATGAGATGGGAATAAAAATCACTGAATCCACATCCCAGGAGGCAGGCAACTTTTTAAATCTCATCCGAATGACTGTGACCACCGAGGAGCAGACCAATATTGTGGAAGGTACTATCTTTGGAAAGGATGATGCCCGAATTGTCAGGATCAACAAGTTCAGGCTTGAGGTGATCCCTGAAGGCCATCTGGCCATTATCCACAACGTGGATAAACCCGGCTCCATCGGCTCCATCGGGGTGAAACTCGGAGAGCACAATATCAATATTTCCAGGATGATGGTGGGCCGTGAGGAAGACGGCCAGAGAAACATCATATTTTTAAGAACCGATACGCCTGTGCCGCCCGAGGTGGTCAAGGAAATCATTGACCTGAACCTTGTGGTCAATATGACAACATTTGAATTATAG
- the serC gene encoding 3-phosphoserine/phosphohydroxythreonine transaminase has product MTDQRIYNFNAGPAALPLTVLEEIQAEFLNFKNSGMSVTEISHRSSYFDAVIDDAIVRAKRLLNIGDDYHVLFIQGGASMQFAMIPMNFLGENDRADFVNTGTWSAKAVKEAQIQGKNVDVVASSEDKNFSYIPKEIPFNTGAKFVHLTSNNTIKGTQFFEFPDTHGVPIICDMSSDIFSKPLPMEKFGMIYAGAQKNLGPSGCCMVILKKDLLETANANLPSMLAYKTYADKNSMYNTPPCFGIYTIGLVLKWIEEEIGGLEQMEAYNIQKADILYDYIDGSDFFRTTAEKYSRSLMNVTFRLPDESLEKEFVQRATDHGLGGLKGHRSVGGCRASIYNAATMESMYALVEFMESFEKEKTS; this is encoded by the coding sequence ATGACAGATCAGAGAATTTACAATTTCAATGCCGGTCCCGCTGCCTTGCCCCTGACTGTTCTGGAAGAGATCCAGGCAGAGTTTCTCAACTTTAAAAATTCAGGCATGTCTGTTACGGAAATCAGTCACAGATCTTCCTATTTTGATGCGGTTATTGATGATGCTATTGTCCGGGCCAAGCGCCTTTTGAATATAGGGGATGATTACCATGTCCTCTTTATCCAGGGCGGGGCTTCCATGCAGTTTGCCATGATTCCCATGAATTTTTTAGGTGAGAATGACCGGGCGGATTTTGTCAATACCGGGACATGGTCTGCCAAAGCGGTTAAAGAGGCCCAGATCCAGGGCAAGAACGTGGATGTGGTGGCCTCTTCCGAGGATAAAAATTTTTCCTATATTCCCAAGGAAATCCCCTTTAACACGGGTGCTAAATTTGTTCATCTCACCTCCAATAACACCATCAAGGGAACCCAGTTTTTTGAATTTCCTGACACCCATGGCGTGCCCATTATCTGTGATATGTCTTCTGATATTTTTTCAAAACCCCTGCCCATGGAAAAGTTCGGCATGATCTATGCCGGCGCCCAGAAAAACCTGGGGCCCTCTGGCTGCTGCATGGTGATTTTGAAAAAGGATTTGCTTGAGACGGCCAATGCCAACCTTCCCTCCATGCTGGCCTACAAAACCTATGCAGATAAAAATTCCATGTACAACACCCCGCCCTGTTTCGGGATTTATACCATTGGACTTGTTTTAAAATGGATAGAAGAAGAGATTGGCGGCCTTGAACAGATGGAGGCCTACAATATTCAAAAGGCGGATATTCTTTACGACTATATTGACGGAAGTGATTTTTTTAGGACAACTGCTGAAAAATATTCAAGATCTCTGATGAACGTCACCTTTCGTCTGCCGGACGAGAGCCTGGAAAAAGAATTTGTTCAGCGGGCCACAGATCACGGTCTTGGGGGGCTTAAAGGCCATCGTTCCGTGGGCGGCTGCAGGGCCTCCATTTATAATGCCGCCACCATGGAAAGCATGTATGCCCTGGTGGAATTCATGGAATCTTTTGAAAAGGAGAAAACTTCATGA
- a CDS encoding peptide chain release factor 3: MGSETMEKPIEKMLLLEIEKRRTFGIISHPDAGKTTLTEKLLLFGGAIQQAGAVKSRKVARAATSDFLSIEQERGISVSSSVMKFNYKDYEINLLDTPGHKDFSEDTYRVLTAVDCAVMIIDSAKGVEPQTQKLMEVCRMRNTPIITFINKLDREGLEPLDLFQDIEDKLQIECIPLTWPIGMGKRFKGVYNLERQELGLFSPGYSPKDDEGILIQDLEDPRLDEIIGQSQADQLREDVELVSVAAEPFDLDLYLNGTQTPVFFGSAINNFGVKEMLNAFVKIAPPPGIRPTATRDVNPGEKSFSGFTFKIQANMDPEHRDRIAFFRICSGKFTKGMKVRHHRIGKDIKIANATIFMAQERSNVEEAYPGDIIGIHNHGTIKIGDTFTTKEPLTFLGIPNFAPEHFRRVMLKDPMKAKALTKGLTQLSEEGTIQVFRPLNGNMHIIGAVGVLQFDVTMARLAAEYSVKAGYESIDLSVARWVTCEDDALLKDFLRKNESSLARDAEGRLTFLTTSEYQLGFAMEEWPGVEFHKTREINS; this comes from the coding sequence ATGGGATCTGAAACCATGGAAAAGCCGATAGAAAAAATGTTGTTACTGGAGATTGAAAAACGAAGAACCTTTGGTATCATCTCCCACCCGGATGCGGGCAAGACCACATTGACAGAAAAGCTGCTGCTTTTCGGCGGGGCAATCCAGCAGGCCGGCGCTGTAAAGTCAAGAAAGGTGGCCAGAGCCGCCACCTCAGATTTCCTTTCCATTGAGCAGGAAAGGGGGATTTCAGTCTCTTCTTCTGTGATGAAGTTCAATTACAAGGATTATGAGATCAATCTTCTGGACACCCCCGGGCATAAGGATTTTTCCGAAGATACCTATCGGGTGCTTACGGCCGTGGACTGTGCCGTTATGATCATTGATTCTGCCAAGGGGGTTGAGCCCCAGACCCAGAAGCTCATGGAGGTCTGCCGCATGCGCAACACCCCCATTATAACCTTTATCAATAAACTGGACAGGGAAGGACTTGAGCCCTTGGACCTGTTCCAGGACATTGAGGACAAGCTCCAGATCGAGTGTATCCCCCTGACCTGGCCCATTGGCATGGGCAAGCGGTTCAAAGGGGTGTATAATCTTGAACGTCAGGAACTGGGCCTTTTTTCTCCTGGATACTCCCCCAAGGATGATGAGGGAATCTTGATCCAAGACTTAGAAGACCCGAGGCTGGATGAGATTATAGGGCAGTCCCAGGCCGACCAGTTGCGTGAAGATGTGGAATTGGTCTCTGTTGCTGCCGAGCCTTTTGATTTGGATCTGTATCTTAACGGAACCCAGACCCCGGTATTTTTCGGGTCTGCCATCAATAATTTTGGGGTAAAAGAAATGCTGAACGCCTTTGTTAAAATTGCGCCCCCCCCGGGCATTCGGCCGACAGCCACAAGGGATGTAAATCCCGGGGAAAAGAGTTTTTCAGGCTTTACCTTTAAGATCCAGGCCAATATGGATCCTGAACACCGGGACAGAATTGCCTTTTTTAGGATCTGTTCAGGCAAGTTTACCAAGGGGATGAAGGTGAGACACCACCGTATCGGCAAGGATATCAAGATTGCCAATGCCACCATTTTCATGGCCCAGGAGCGGTCCAATGTGGAAGAAGCCTATCCGGGAGATATCATCGGCATCCACAACCATGGCACCATAAAAATCGGGGATACCTTTACCACCAAGGAACCTTTGACCTTTTTAGGCATCCCCAATTTTGCTCCGGAACATTTCAGGCGGGTGATGCTCAAAGACCCCATGAAGGCCAAGGCCCTGACCAAGGGGCTGACCCAGTTGTCAGAAGAGGGCACCATCCAGGTCTTTCGTCCCCTGAACGGGAATATGCATATCATCGGTGCCGTGGGTGTGCTCCAGTTTGATGTGACCATGGCCCGCCTGGCTGCAGAGTACAGCGTCAAGGCAGGGTATGAATCCATTGACCTTTCCGTTGCCAGATGGGTCACCTGTGAAGATGACGCCCTTTTAAAAGATTTTTTACGGAAAAACGAGTCGAGCCTGGCACGAGATGCCGAAGGCCGGCTTACTTTTTTAACCACCAGCGAGTACCAGCTCGGGTTTGCCATGGAAGAATGGCCTGGGGTTGAATTTCACAAAACAAGGGAAATTAACTCATAA
- a CDS encoding L-2-amino-thiazoline-4-carboxylic acid hydrolase, whose amino-acid sequence MTRSEHNIHFTAFHHALLFSCISKSVLDSIKTEQGQALIRSGVRRYGEQRGHRMALRALKNNHSLTMENYLAYGEWTVEKKEMEFKFAQKNPHARMIVSKCPWNQAWQTQGLLEYGKYFCMEIDQALVRGFNPDLEIQVNSTQTQGHDTCDFVFKQARLSIFRLICLLYKKKIHPGKKAVMPWEYHAGHLYKTMKETITKALGTQADLIMAQALAAFARQFSNAHAACIKTYEDVDFNILPD is encoded by the coding sequence ATGACCCGATCTGAACACAATATCCATTTCACAGCCTTTCACCATGCCCTTTTATTTTCCTGCATTTCAAAATCAGTTCTGGACAGTATCAAAACAGAACAGGGGCAAGCACTCATCCGCTCCGGGGTCAGGCGATACGGGGAACAGCGGGGGCACCGCATGGCCCTGAGGGCCTTGAAAAACAATCATTCTTTGACCATGGAAAATTATCTGGCCTATGGAGAGTGGACAGTTGAAAAAAAAGAGATGGAATTTAAATTTGCCCAAAAAAATCCCCATGCACGGATGATCGTATCCAAATGCCCCTGGAACCAAGCCTGGCAAACCCAGGGCCTTTTGGAATACGGCAAATATTTTTGCATGGAAATTGACCAGGCCCTGGTCAGGGGATTTAACCCGGACCTTGAAATCCAGGTCAACTCGACCCAGACCCAGGGGCATGACACCTGTGATTTTGTGTTCAAGCAGGCCCGTTTATCCATTTTCCGCCTGATTTGCCTTCTCTATAAAAAGAAAATCCATCCCGGAAAAAAAGCTGTCATGCCCTGGGAATACCATGCCGGCCATCTGTACAAAACCATGAAAGAAACCATTACAAAGGCGTTGGGCACCCAGGCAGATCTGATCATGGCCCAGGCCCTAGCAGCCTTTGCCCGCCAATTTTCCAACGCCCACGCCGCCTGTATTAAAACCTATGAAGATGTGGATTTTAACATTCTGCCGGACTAA